From one Flavobacteriales bacterium genomic stretch:
- a CDS encoding four helix bundle protein, translating to MSVNGKYDLQERLITFSVSIIELVRKLSDSKESRYFGGQILRSGSAPALICAEAQAAESRKDFIHKMKLCQKELRETSVNLRIMSKTEIAKPSSIEPIFKECGELNAILYSSIQTAQKNINA from the coding sequence ATGTCTGTTAACGGGAAATACGATCTTCAAGAACGGTTGATAACGTTTTCGGTAAGTATTATTGAGTTAGTGAGAAAGCTATCTGACAGTAAGGAATCACGCTACTTTGGAGGACAGATATTACGTTCTGGAAGTGCACCGGCTTTGATCTGTGCGGAAGCACAGGCAGCTGAATCTCGCAAAGACTTTATTCATAAAATGAAACTTTGTCAGAAGGAATTGCGTGAAACGTCCGTGAATCTCAGGATTATGAGCAAAACAGAAATCGCAAAACCTTCCTCGATTGAACCCATATTTAAAGAATGCGGAGAATTGAACGCGATTCTTTATTCATCAATTCAAACTGCTCAAAAGAACATCAATGCTTAG
- a CDS encoding histidinol-phosphatase has translation MSWTNYHSHTNYCDGTNTPEDYIRKALALGMPTYGFSSHAPIPFFDCKWAMKIDDLEGYVDEIYRLQQKYEDRIEILLGLEVDYIPDKMGPTADFLQTAGLDYAVGSIHFVDSFTGGKGWEIDGTLEAFKKGLHEIFGGDVKAAVTRYFELTREMLLEDCPEIVGHLDKIKMQNLREHFFSENDKWYRDEMMQTLEAISKTDAIMEVNTRGLYKKRANETYPSKWVLEEALKLDIPVQINSDGHTPDEILGEFGTAAELLLNVGYNSCVILIDGEWSEVGLTKEGYDI, from the coding sequence ATGTCTTGGACGAATTACCACAGTCACACCAACTATTGTGACGGCACCAACACCCCAGAAGATTACATTAGAAAAGCACTTGCATTAGGAATGCCGACCTACGGCTTCTCATCGCATGCTCCAATCCCATTTTTCGATTGCAAATGGGCCATGAAGATTGATGATCTGGAAGGCTATGTTGACGAGATCTATCGTCTTCAGCAGAAGTATGAAGACCGGATCGAGATTCTTCTTGGTTTGGAGGTCGATTACATTCCTGATAAAATGGGCCCAACGGCCGATTTCCTACAAACGGCCGGACTCGATTACGCTGTTGGATCAATTCATTTTGTGGACTCGTTCACTGGCGGAAAAGGGTGGGAGATCGATGGAACGCTGGAAGCTTTCAAGAAAGGATTGCACGAGATATTTGGTGGCGATGTGAAAGCGGCCGTAACGCGCTATTTTGAACTTACACGAGAAATGCTTCTTGAGGATTGTCCTGAGATAGTCGGGCACCTCGATAAGATCAAAATGCAAAATCTGCGCGAGCACTTCTTTTCTGAAAATGACAAATGGTATCGCGATGAAATGATGCAAACCTTGGAAGCCATTTCCAAGACCGATGCCATCATGGAAGTGAATACGCGCGGACTTTATAAGAAACGTGCAAACGAAACGTATCCGAGCAAGTGGGTTTTGGAAGAGGCTTTGAAACTCGACATTCCAGTACAGATCAACAGCGATGGACACACTCCAGATGAGATTTTGGGCGAGTTCGGAACCGCTGCGGAATTGCTGTTGAATGTAGGCTACAATAGCTGTGTGATTCTCATTGATGGCGAATGGTCGGAGGTTGGTTTGACCAAAGAAGGCTACGACATCTAA
- a CDS encoding DUF5690 family protein — translation MYAFRKPFSAASFDGVDDMFGLSFKSAIVIAQVLGYTLSKFIGIKVVSEMGRNKRGLAILTLIGIAELALLGFAAVPVKFKFLFLFLNGIPLGMVWGLVFSFLEGRRYTELMGAGLCASFIFASGFVKSVGKWLLIEGVSDFWMPFAVGAIFAVPLLFFVSMLSLLPDPSKEDEELRTKREPMTGAQRKAFFMNFAGGLISLIIVYIMLTAFRDFRDNFMAEILGQLGFGDTPAIFTTTEIPVTIGVLLMLAFVMFIRNNMLALTINHIIIGLGCAAVGASTWLFHHDFIGPIPWIMLTGFGAYMGYIPFNCILFERLIAAFKYPSNAGFLIYLADAFGYLGSVAVLFYKDFFVSEMDWLTFFTYACYALSIVGVVFTIFAIIYFERRKLLLNR, via the coding sequence ATGTACGCGTTTCGCAAACCGTTCTCGGCTGCGAGTTTTGATGGAGTGGACGATATGTTCGGGCTTTCGTTCAAATCGGCCATTGTGATAGCGCAGGTTTTAGGCTACACGCTTTCTAAATTCATTGGAATAAAAGTGGTTTCCGAAATGGGACGAAACAAGCGTGGTTTGGCCATTCTTACATTGATCGGAATTGCAGAACTAGCACTTCTCGGGTTTGCTGCTGTTCCGGTCAAATTCAAATTTTTGTTCTTATTCCTAAACGGAATTCCACTCGGAATGGTGTGGGGATTGGTCTTTAGTTTCTTGGAAGGAAGACGCTACACCGAACTGATGGGCGCTGGATTGTGCGCCAGCTTCATATTTGCTTCTGGCTTTGTGAAAAGCGTAGGAAAATGGCTGCTTATTGAAGGTGTATCCGATTTCTGGATGCCTTTTGCGGTGGGAGCGATTTTCGCTGTTCCGTTGCTGTTTTTCGTTAGCATGTTATCGCTATTGCCCGACCCATCTAAAGAAGACGAGGAACTGCGAACCAAGCGCGAACCGATGACAGGTGCGCAACGAAAAGCGTTCTTCATGAACTTTGCCGGTGGATTGATTTCGCTGATCATCGTTTACATCATGCTCACTGCCTTCCGCGATTTCCGCGACAATTTCATGGCTGAAATTCTTGGCCAATTAGGCTTTGGAGATACACCGGCCATTTTCACCACTACCGAAATCCCAGTGACGATTGGTGTGTTGCTGATGTTGGCCTTCGTCATGTTCATCAGGAATAACATGTTGGCGCTCACCATCAATCATATCATTATCGGATTGGGCTGTGCGGCTGTTGGAGCCAGCACGTGGCTTTTTCATCACGATTTCATCGGACCCATTCCGTGGATCATGCTTACGGGTTTTGGCGCTTACATGGGCTACATTCCCTTCAATTGTATCCTTTTCGAGCGATTGATCGCGGCCTTCAAATACCCGAGCAACGCAGGCTTTCTCATCTACTTGGCTGATGCCTTCGGTTACCTCGGCAGCGTGGCTGTGCTATTTTACAAAGACTTCTTCGTCAGCGAGATGGATTGGCTCACATTTTTCACCTACGCATGCTACGCGCTCAGCATCGTTGGGGTGGTTTTCACCATCTTCGCCATCATTTATTTCGAACGTAGAAAACTGTTGCTCAACCGATGA
- a CDS encoding 2-aminoethylphosphonate--pyruvate transaminase, which translates to MKDKLLFTPGPLTTSMTVKQAMLRDLGSRDFEFINLVKEIRDQLLELGNVSQAKGYECVIMQGSGTFGVESMISSALAKDGHLLVLVNGAYGERICKMAEVHGFRYDALTYDEDQAPSVQELDDFLAKNPSVSHVVVVHCETTTGIFNPIKEYGMVIRKHGKRYMVDAMSSFGAVPVDLAECNIDFLVSSSNKCIEGVPGFSFTLVSQAALKECEGRSRTLSLDLFAQWKGLENNGQFRFTPPTHSLLAYHQAIKELYAEGGVEGRSARYQKNYQTLVGGMRNMGFTEYLPEEKQGYIITTFNHPDSANFNFNAFYEKLNERGFAIYPGKLTKADCFRIGNIGRISTEDVEALLSAIAEVKAEMGF; encoded by the coding sequence TTGAAAGACAAACTGCTTTTTACCCCTGGTCCACTGACCACTTCCATGACCGTGAAACAGGCCATGCTTCGCGATCTTGGCTCGCGCGATTTTGAGTTCATCAACCTCGTAAAAGAGATCAGAGATCAATTGCTCGAACTCGGAAACGTAAGTCAAGCAAAAGGCTATGAATGTGTAATCATGCAAGGTTCTGGAACTTTTGGGGTGGAAAGCATGATTTCTTCCGCTTTGGCGAAGGATGGTCATTTGTTGGTGTTGGTGAACGGGGCTTACGGAGAACGCATCTGCAAAATGGCGGAGGTTCATGGCTTCCGATACGATGCCTTGACCTACGATGAAGACCAAGCGCCTTCTGTTCAGGAATTGGACGATTTTCTTGCCAAAAACCCAAGCGTGTCGCATGTGGTTGTGGTGCATTGCGAGACCACCACGGGCATTTTCAATCCGATCAAAGAATACGGGATGGTGATCAGAAAGCATGGAAAACGCTACATGGTCGATGCCATGAGCAGTTTTGGTGCTGTACCTGTTGATCTGGCTGAGTGCAACATCGACTTCCTTGTTTCGAGTAGCAACAAGTGTATTGAAGGCGTTCCGGGTTTCAGTTTCACCTTGGTAAGCCAAGCTGCGTTGAAGGAATGCGAAGGCCGTTCACGCACGCTAAGCCTCGACCTGTTTGCCCAATGGAAAGGACTGGAGAATAACGGTCAGTTCCGTTTTACACCGCCTACACATTCGCTGTTGGCCTACCATCAGGCCATAAAAGAATTGTATGCAGAGGGTGGAGTGGAAGGCCGCTCAGCGCGTTATCAGAAGAATTATCAAACGCTTGTTGGCGGCATGCGCAATATGGGTTTCACGGAGTACTTACCTGAAGAAAAACAGGGCTACATCATTACTACGTTCAATCATCCTGATAGCGCCAATTTCAACTTCAACGCATTTTACGAAAAGTTGAATGAGCGTGGTTTTGCCATCTATCCGGGAAAACTGACCAAAGCAGATTGCTTTCGAATTGGAAACATCGGCCGCATTTCAACAGAAGATGTGGAAGCCTTGCTTAGCGCTATTGCGGAGGTGAAGGCCGAAATGGGGTTCTGA
- the pdxH gene encoding pyridoxamine 5'-phosphate oxidase, protein MSLEEVRNYINTVRRDFASKPLSKSDLNENPMEQFATWMEEAVNAQILDPYAMCLSTVNANGRPSSRIVYWRDVSEDGFVLYTNYNSRKGIEIAANPYVALNFHWSELDRQIRIEGPIHKVSQENSDAYWASRPRESRIGAWASAQSSIVSSPGQLQNSVKELEAKFGDGDIPRPAHWGGYVVIPERLEFWQGRPSRLHDRFVYIKNGDEWAMEQLSP, encoded by the coding sequence ATGAGTTTAGAAGAAGTCCGTAATTACATCAATACCGTTAGGCGCGATTTTGCCAGCAAACCGCTGAGCAAATCCGACCTGAACGAAAATCCCATGGAGCAGTTTGCCACATGGATGGAAGAAGCTGTGAACGCGCAGATCTTGGACCCGTATGCCATGTGCCTGAGTACGGTCAATGCAAACGGCCGTCCATCATCGCGCATCGTGTATTGGCGCGATGTGAGTGAAGACGGATTTGTGCTTTACACCAACTACAACAGCCGCAAAGGCATTGAGATTGCTGCCAATCCGTACGTAGCGCTCAACTTCCATTGGAGCGAATTGGATCGACAGATCCGCATCGAAGGACCAATTCACAAAGTTTCGCAAGAAAATTCCGATGCATACTGGGCATCGCGACCGCGCGAAAGCAGAATCGGGGCTTGGGCTTCGGCACAGAGCAGCATCGTTTCGAGCCCAGGTCAGCTACAGAATTCGGTAAAGGAACTGGAAGCGAAATTCGGTGATGGTGACATACCGCGACCTGCGCATTGGGGCGGTTACGTGGTCATTCCCGAACGATTGGAGTTCTGGCAAGGTCGCCCAAGCCGTTTACACGATCGTTTCGTCTACATCAAAAACGGAGATGAATGGGCAATGGAGCAACTTTCCCCGTAG
- a CDS encoding restriction endonuclease, which translates to MTAELPKFHETFNPILDILSDGKTIHHRELLKRVVEKYYSHLPKELLEEKTKSGDVLIMNRIAWGKSYLKKGGFIVYPERGMVQITKKGKVQGDGLKLKDVEGESDFLKFYSDEKEKDNHKDLKIDNSSPQDLIDSGFSEIELQVKNELLEKLKTIDPYYFEKVILILLKKMGYGDFIETSKSGDGGIDGIINEDKLGLSKIYIQAKRYGENKVREKEIRNFIGAMSGDTSKGVFVTTSSFDGGAEKKANDAHHSIILIDGYKLVDLMHEFNVGVQVRTIYEVKELDEDFFEGQ; encoded by the coding sequence ATGACAGCAGAACTCCCCAAGTTTCACGAAACTTTTAACCCTATTCTGGATATTCTTAGTGATGGGAAAACGATTCATCACAGAGAACTGTTAAAACGTGTCGTGGAGAAGTATTATTCTCACTTACCTAAAGAACTTTTGGAAGAAAAAACGAAGAGCGGTGACGTCCTTATCATGAACAGAATTGCTTGGGGCAAGTCCTATCTTAAAAAGGGTGGGTTCATCGTTTATCCTGAGAGAGGGATGGTTCAGATAACTAAGAAAGGTAAAGTCCAAGGAGATGGCTTGAAATTAAAAGATGTTGAGGGTGAATCTGACTTTTTGAAGTTCTATTCAGATGAAAAAGAGAAAGACAATCATAAGGACTTAAAAATTGACAATTCTTCACCACAGGACCTGATAGATTCAGGCTTCTCGGAAATCGAACTTCAGGTTAAAAATGAACTCCTTGAAAAACTAAAAACAATTGACCCGTACTACTTTGAAAAAGTCATACTGATCCTTTTGAAAAAAATGGGATATGGAGATTTCATAGAAACTTCAAAGTCAGGTGACGGAGGAATAGACGGAATAATAAACGAGGATAAACTCGGGTTATCTAAAATCTACATTCAAGCCAAGCGATACGGTGAAAACAAGGTTCGTGAAAAAGAAATCAGAAATTTCATCGGTGCGATGAGTGGAGATACTAGTAAAGGTGTTTTCGTTACTACTTCTAGTTTTGATGGTGGTGCAGAGAAAAAGGCGAATGATGCGCACCATTCTATAATATTGATTGATGGTTACAAGTTAGTAGACTTGATGCATGAATTCAATGTCGGAGTTCAGGTTCGAACAATTTATGAAGTTAAAGAATTAGATGAAGACTTTTTCGAAGGTCAGTAA
- a CDS encoding DUF2834 domain-containing protein, translating into MKTAYISTLGIIGIGFAAFFFITMGPVFFADPDIVAAVKAGFVNPYSSGFATDAVCCWLVLAAWVVYEKFEKGIKYGWIALLIGLVPGVAAAFSLYLVMRMRQLENA; encoded by the coding sequence ATGAAAACAGCTTACATCTCAACGCTCGGAATCATCGGAATCGGTTTTGCCGCATTCTTCTTCATTACAATGGGCCCAGTATTTTTTGCCGACCCAGATATTGTTGCTGCAGTGAAAGCAGGATTCGTAAATCCTTATTCTTCGGGCTTTGCTACCGATGCCGTTTGTTGCTGGCTAGTGCTTGCCGCTTGGGTTGTTTACGAGAAGTTCGAAAAAGGCATCAAGTACGGTTGGATTGCCTTATTGATTGGATTAGTTCCCGGTGTTGCCGCGGCTTTTTCGCTCTATCTGGTGATGCGGATGAGGCAGCTTGAGAATGCGTAA